From the Cupriavidus necator N-1 genome, one window contains:
- a CDS encoding HpcH/HpaI aldolase family protein, with protein MRSLKARLSDPGGGQVHGLFCSTPAALTVELIAAAGYDFVVIDLEHTLIDGAQLGAMLLAARASGIAPLVRVAAPHQVAPALDAGAQGIVFPRISAVAQARQAARLCHYAQHQPMPGERGLNATWHSAFGRDDLAAATAAAGADTLVVAMIEDSAALDALDDIAAVPGIDVLLEGAADLSQSLGVPWQTRHPLVWDAVARIADAARAHGKHFCALPRTPEDAALWRRQGTRMLLLGDDRGIARRAMAAHLQSHSQSST; from the coding sequence ATGAGATCGCTGAAGGCGCGTTTGTCGGATCCGGGCGGCGGCCAGGTGCACGGCCTGTTCTGCTCGACGCCTGCGGCACTGACCGTCGAGCTGATCGCTGCCGCCGGCTATGACTTCGTGGTGATCGACCTGGAACACACGCTGATCGATGGCGCGCAGCTTGGCGCCATGCTGCTGGCGGCGCGCGCCAGCGGCATCGCGCCACTGGTGCGCGTGGCGGCCCCGCACCAGGTGGCGCCGGCGCTGGACGCCGGCGCCCAGGGCATCGTCTTCCCGCGCATCAGTGCTGTAGCGCAGGCAAGGCAGGCGGCCAGGCTCTGCCACTACGCACAGCATCAGCCCATGCCCGGCGAGCGGGGGCTGAACGCCACCTGGCATAGCGCGTTCGGCCGCGACGATCTTGCCGCCGCCACTGCCGCAGCGGGCGCCGATACGCTGGTCGTGGCGATGATCGAAGACAGCGCCGCGCTCGATGCGCTCGATGACATCGCCGCTGTACCCGGCATCGATGTGCTGCTCGAAGGCGCCGCGGATCTCTCGCAATCACTGGGCGTGCCATGGCAGACGCGTCATCCGCTGGTGTGGGACGCCGTGGCGCGCATTGCCGATGCGGCGCGCGCGCATGGCAAGCATTTCTGCGCGCTGCCGCGCACCCCGGAAGACGCCGCGCTCTGGCGCCGGCAAGGCACGCGCATGCTGCTGCTCGGCGACGACCGCGGCATCGCGCGCCGGGCCATGGCCGCACACCTGCAATCCCATTCCCAGTCATCAACATAA
- a CDS encoding type III PLP-dependent enzyme: protein MNPQNITRYLDELDPRKGPACAYLYDLDHLRTRAAGLAAALPEDCDLYYAIKANSDAPVLRALLGATAGFEVASLGEIERVRAVEADVPVVFGGPGKTDAELEGALRLGVRLIHVESALQLRRLDRIAQRMGRRADVLLRVNPAYGLPGATLQMGGRPTQFGIDQAELPAVIALACDLPGVRLVGLHLHAGSNSLDADQHLELISRHIALAQQCRDEHGLALEWLNVGGGIGIDYTDPDRTFDWPRFCAGLAQLLQQRRPGCRIVLECGRFISADCGCYVAEVIDLKHNHGKHFAIVRGGTHHFRLPVSWQHNHPFFVAPNDAWPYPFARPELTDARLTICGELCTPKDVFAQEVTVPRVRVGDRIVFMLAGAYGWHISHHDFLSHPHPERVFFGE from the coding sequence ATGAACCCGCAAAACATCACCCGTTACCTGGATGAACTTGATCCCCGCAAGGGGCCTGCGTGCGCCTATCTCTATGACCTGGACCACCTGCGCACGCGCGCGGCTGGCCTCGCTGCCGCCTTGCCCGAGGACTGCGATCTCTACTACGCAATCAAGGCCAACAGCGATGCGCCAGTGCTGCGCGCGCTGCTGGGCGCAACGGCCGGCTTCGAAGTCGCGTCGCTGGGTGAAATCGAACGCGTGCGCGCCGTCGAAGCCGACGTGCCGGTCGTATTCGGGGGCCCGGGCAAGACCGATGCCGAGCTGGAGGGCGCGCTGCGCCTCGGCGTCAGGCTGATCCACGTCGAAAGCGCGCTGCAACTGCGCCGGCTGGACCGCATCGCGCAACGCATGGGCCGCCGCGCCGACGTGCTGCTGCGCGTGAATCCGGCCTACGGCCTGCCCGGCGCCACGCTGCAGATGGGCGGGCGTCCGACGCAGTTCGGCATCGACCAGGCGGAACTCCCCGCCGTGATCGCGTTGGCATGCGACCTGCCCGGCGTGCGCCTGGTCGGGCTGCACCTGCACGCGGGCTCCAACAGCCTGGACGCCGACCAGCATCTCGAACTGATTTCACGCCATATCGCGCTGGCGCAGCAATGCCGTGACGAACACGGATTGGCGCTGGAATGGCTGAATGTCGGCGGCGGCATCGGCATCGACTACACCGATCCCGATCGCACCTTTGACTGGCCGCGCTTCTGCGCCGGGCTGGCGCAACTGCTGCAGCAGCGGCGGCCCGGCTGCCGCATCGTGCTGGAATGCGGCCGTTTCATCAGCGCCGACTGCGGCTGCTACGTGGCTGAAGTCATCGACCTCAAGCACAATCACGGCAAGCACTTCGCCATCGTGCGCGGCGGTACGCACCATTTCCGGCTGCCGGTGTCGTGGCAGCACAATCATCCGTTTTTCGTCGCGCCGAACGACGCGTGGCCTTACCCGTTTGCGCGCCCGGAGCTGACTGACGCAAGGCTCACGATCTGCGGCGAGCTTTGCACGCCGAAGGACGTCTTCGCGCAGGAGGTAACGGTGCCGCGCGTGCGCGTGGGCGACCGCATCGTCTTTATGCTGGCCGGGGCCTACGGCTGGCACATCTCGCACCACGACTTCCTCAGCCATCCGCATCCGGAAAGGGTGTTTTTCGGCGAGTAG
- a CDS encoding nucleobase:cation symporter-2 family protein — translation MAPLLFKVEDRPPRLTTFLLALQHLLAALGGIIAVPLVIGGALKLPPDQVIALVNAALLGSGIVTIIQCKGIGPVGIRMPCVMGTSFAFVGAAISVGVEHGVAGILGSALAGSLVMILGSFFMPAIRKLFPHTVTSVVVTMIGLSLIPVAIDWAAGGQGSSRYGAPGNLAIAVAVLALVVAVVQWGKGMLSASAIVVGIAGGYLLCLALGLVDFTQFHQAPIIAVPQPLHFGMSFPISGIVAMSIAFLVTIVESTGTFMALGAATQRPISGKCLSRGILCDGFGSAFAALVSSPPLSTFAQNVGVVSLTGVASRHVVALTGVMLLLAGLFPVLGALVVAIPQPVLGGAGLMMFAMIVSGGIQMLSTVKFTQRNTLIVAVSIGCGLAVTFRPELLSKLPAFVHEVFGSGITVGSLSAVILNLLLPGGKDEPAEDAGHGTVGEAA, via the coding sequence ATGGCGCCCTTGCTGTTCAAGGTGGAAGACCGCCCCCCGCGGCTGACGACGTTTTTGCTTGCGCTCCAGCATCTGCTGGCCGCCCTGGGCGGCATCATTGCGGTGCCGCTGGTCATTGGCGGTGCCCTGAAACTGCCGCCGGACCAGGTCATAGCGCTGGTGAATGCCGCCCTGCTTGGCTCGGGCATCGTCACCATCATCCAGTGCAAGGGCATTGGCCCGGTGGGTATCCGCATGCCATGCGTGATGGGCACCAGTTTCGCCTTTGTCGGCGCGGCCATCAGCGTGGGCGTCGAACACGGCGTGGCCGGCATCCTGGGCTCGGCGCTGGCGGGCTCGCTGGTGATGATCCTGGGCAGCTTCTTCATGCCGGCGATCCGCAAGCTGTTTCCGCATACCGTCACCAGCGTGGTGGTCACCATGATCGGCCTGTCGCTGATTCCGGTGGCCATCGACTGGGCCGCAGGCGGCCAGGGCAGCAGCCGCTATGGCGCGCCCGGCAATCTGGCGATTGCCGTCGCGGTGCTGGCGCTGGTGGTGGCGGTGGTGCAGTGGGGCAAGGGCATGCTGTCGGCCTCGGCCATTGTCGTCGGCATTGCCGGCGGCTACCTGCTCTGCCTGGCACTGGGCCTGGTCGATTTCACCCAGTTTCACCAGGCACCCATCATCGCGGTGCCGCAGCCGCTGCACTTCGGCATGTCGTTCCCCATCTCGGGCATTGTCGCCATGTCGATCGCTTTCCTGGTGACCATCGTCGAGTCCACGGGCACGTTCATGGCACTGGGCGCGGCCACGCAGCGGCCGATTTCCGGCAAATGCCTGTCGCGCGGCATCCTGTGCGATGGCTTTGGCTCGGCCTTTGCGGCACTGGTGTCGAGCCCGCCGTTGTCGACCTTCGCGCAGAATGTCGGCGTGGTCTCGCTGACCGGCGTGGCCAGCCGCCATGTGGTCGCGCTGACCGGTGTCATGCTGCTGCTGGCGGGGCTGTTCCCGGTGCTGGGCGCGTTGGTGGTGGCGATCCCGCAGCCGGTACTGGGTGGCGCCGGCCTGATGATGTTCGCGATGATCGTGTCGGGCGGGATCCAGATGCTCAGCACCGTCAAGTTCACGCAGCGCAATACCCTGATCGTGGCCGTGTCGATCGGCTGCGGCCTGGCGGTGACGTTCCGCCCGGAACTGCTGTCGAAGCTGCCGGCCTTTGTCCACGAAGTGTTTGGCTCCGGCATCACGGTGGGCTCGCTGTCGGCGGTGATCCTCAACTTGCTGCTGCCCGGCGGCAAGGACGAGCCGGCTGAAGACGCCGGCCACGGCACCGTCGGCGAGGCTGCCTGA
- a CDS encoding TFIIB-type zinc ribbon-containing protein, which produces MDCPVCPQTQLVMSERQGIEIDYCPKCRGVWLDRGELDKILERSVAAAPVQQVPMQQMPQQTPPPRQEYQRGHGDRDRHYEREQKHYKKKSIWHELFD; this is translated from the coding sequence ATGGATTGTCCGGTGTGCCCGCAAACGCAACTCGTGATGTCCGAACGCCAGGGCATCGAGATCGATTACTGCCCGAAATGCCGCGGTGTCTGGCTGGACCGGGGCGAACTCGACAAGATCCTCGAGCGCTCCGTGGCAGCCGCCCCGGTGCAGCAGGTGCCCATGCAGCAAATGCCGCAGCAAACTCCGCCCCCGCGACAGGAATACCAGCGCGGCCATGGCGACCGCGACCGGCACTATGAGCGCGAGCAGAAGCACTATAAGAAGAAGAGCATCTGGCACGAGCTGTTCGACTGA
- the blaOXA gene encoding OXA-1206 family carbapenem-hydrolyzing class D beta-lactamase, whose amino-acid sequence MNNHLARLLTPMAIGLGLLAATVPALAAPKEVPLDAAALFRQADATGTMVIYDLRRDRMLTYNKPRASTQYSPASTFKILNSMIGLESGAVADVNHDKLPWDGKVWLVGGKAILPEACNADVPLRVAFPNSCVPAYQALARRVGSAAYQRYLTASHYGNANSSGQVDRFWLNGTLQISAYQQIDFLKGVVQRTLPFSPTTFKAVDDITVMERTAAYTLHAKTGWADSARPAVGWLVGWVERGDDDYLFALNLDMLRPEHAKARMEIARAALRQAGALPD is encoded by the coding sequence ATGAACAATCATCTTGCTCGTTTGCTGACACCGATGGCGATCGGCCTCGGCCTGCTTGCCGCCACCGTGCCCGCCCTGGCGGCACCGAAAGAAGTCCCGCTGGATGCCGCGGCGCTGTTCCGCCAGGCCGATGCCACCGGCACCATGGTGATCTACGACCTGCGGCGCGACCGCATGCTGACCTACAACAAGCCGCGTGCGTCCACGCAGTACTCGCCGGCGTCGACCTTCAAGATCCTGAACTCGATGATCGGCCTGGAGAGCGGCGCCGTGGCCGACGTCAACCATGACAAGCTGCCGTGGGACGGCAAGGTCTGGCTGGTCGGCGGCAAGGCCATCCTGCCCGAGGCCTGCAACGCTGACGTGCCGCTGCGCGTGGCCTTCCCCAACTCCTGCGTGCCGGCCTACCAGGCGCTGGCGCGGCGGGTTGGCAGCGCGGCCTACCAGCGCTACCTGACTGCGTCGCACTATGGCAATGCCAACAGTTCAGGCCAGGTCGACCGCTTCTGGCTGAACGGCACGCTGCAGATTTCCGCCTACCAGCAGATCGACTTCCTAAAGGGCGTGGTGCAGCGCACGCTGCCGTTCTCGCCAACCACCTTCAAGGCAGTGGACGACATTACGGTGATGGAGCGCACCGCCGCCTACACCCTGCACGCCAAGACCGGCTGGGCCGATTCGGCCAGGCCGGCAGTGGGCTGGCTGGTGGGCTGGGTTGAGCGTGGCGATGATGACTACCTGTTTGCGCTCAATCTCGACATGCTGCGGCCCGAGCACGCCAAGGCGCGCATGGAGATCGCACGCGCGGCGCTGCGGCAGGCGGGCGCGTTGCCGGATTGA
- a CDS encoding ROK family protein yields MTASKAGRGVNSASLRLYNERALLLALRRAGEASKADLARMAQLTNTAVGSIVQTLSEEGLVEQSGRRTEGQRGQPASLIRLQPKGAFGIGVRLDRGSIEVVMVDFAGHILASRAHQLVLPHPDQALDMVRHDIAELRALLTPAEQKRLLGIGVAQPYNLGAWLRELDVQGEAFQASFRAWDQADFPAMLNAATGLPVFGENDGTAAAVAELFYGRHHAQHFLYVFLGPAIGGGVVLNGDCVRGVSGNAGDIAMMPVPPSTLPSAPGAAGNGKRRDILISRASLNALTRHLRHHGVVVNGHADLQRQVELGHPAVEEWIADCVDALAPALQSALAVLDVPLVIFDADIDGGLVATLIARLQQALDEGAPEARAPATVVRGCFGANAGAVGAASLPMFMNFSPRAELLRGASAIVPEASHAIV; encoded by the coding sequence ATGACCGCATCCAAAGCGGGCCGTGGCGTGAATTCCGCCAGCCTGCGCCTGTACAACGAACGCGCGCTGCTGCTGGCGCTGCGCCGTGCCGGCGAGGCCTCCAAGGCTGATCTGGCGCGGATGGCGCAGCTGACCAATACGGCGGTGGGCAGCATCGTGCAGACCCTGTCCGAGGAAGGCCTGGTCGAGCAGTCCGGGCGCCGCACGGAAGGCCAGCGCGGCCAGCCCGCCAGCCTGATCCGGCTGCAGCCCAAGGGCGCCTTCGGCATTGGCGTACGGCTGGACCGCGGGAGCATCGAGGTGGTGATGGTGGACTTTGCCGGCCATATCCTGGCCAGCCGCGCCCACCAGCTGGTCCTGCCCCACCCTGACCAGGCGCTGGACATGGTGCGGCACGATATTGCCGAGCTGCGCGCCCTGCTCACCCCCGCCGAACAGAAGCGGCTGCTGGGCATCGGCGTGGCGCAGCCCTATAACCTGGGTGCCTGGCTGCGCGAGCTGGACGTACAGGGCGAGGCCTTCCAGGCAAGCTTCCGCGCCTGGGACCAGGCTGACTTCCCGGCAATGCTCAACGCCGCCACCGGCTTGCCGGTCTTCGGCGAGAACGACGGCACCGCCGCCGCGGTGGCCGAGCTGTTCTACGGGCGCCACCATGCCCAGCATTTCCTCTACGTCTTCCTTGGCCCCGCCATCGGCGGCGGCGTGGTGCTCAATGGCGACTGCGTGCGCGGTGTCTCCGGCAATGCCGGCGATATCGCGATGATGCCGGTGCCGCCCAGCACCCTGCCCTCCGCGCCGGGTGCCGCCGGCAACGGCAAGCGGCGCGACATCCTGATCTCGCGCGCGTCGCTCAACGCGTTGACCCGCCACCTGCGCCACCACGGCGTGGTGGTCAACGGCCATGCCGACCTTCAGCGCCAGGTCGAGCTGGGCCACCCCGCGGTCGAGGAATGGATTGCCGACTGCGTCGATGCGCTGGCGCCTGCGCTGCAGTCCGCCCTCGCCGTGCTCGACGTGCCGCTGGTGATCTTCGATGCCGATATCGACGGCGGCCTGGTCGCCACGCTGATCGCGCGCCTGCAGCAGGCGCTGGATGAAGGCGCCCCCGAAGCCCGCGCGCCCGCCACCGTGGTGCGCGGCTGCTTTGGCGCCAACGCCGGCGCGGTGGGTGCCGCGTCGCTGCCGATGTTCATGAACTTCTCGCCGCGCGCCGAGCTGTTACGGGGTGCGTCTGCCATCGTTCCGGAGGCCAGCCATGCCATTGTCTGA
- a CDS encoding ABC transporter permease subunit has translation MRNPLSSTSHAAHGVTAQASTPLARATGRATTQERLRALGMLPVLVLLCLGFTLLTENFASLQNLSIIAQQASINLVLAAGMTFVILTGGIDLSVGSILSVSAVVAMLVSLMPQLAALSVPAALLCGLLFGLVNGALIAFMKLPPFIVTLGSLTAVRGLARLVGNDSTVYNPDISFAFIGNGDLLGIPWLVVIAIAVVAVSWLVLRRTVLGLQIYAVGGNAEAARLSGIKVWVVLLFVYAVSGLLSGLGGVMSASRLYAANGLQLGQSYELDAIAAVILGGTSFVGGVGSIAGTLVGALIIAVLSNGLILLGVSDIWQYIIKGLVIIGAVALDRYRQKGSART, from the coding sequence ATGCGCAATCCCCTCTCATCCACGTCCCATGCGGCCCATGGCGTCACCGCCCAGGCTTCCACACCGCTGGCGCGCGCCACCGGACGCGCCACCACGCAGGAACGCCTGCGCGCACTAGGCATGCTGCCGGTGCTGGTGCTGCTCTGCCTGGGCTTCACGCTGCTGACCGAGAACTTCGCCAGCCTGCAGAACCTGTCGATCATCGCCCAGCAGGCGTCGATCAACCTGGTGCTGGCCGCGGGCATGACCTTCGTGATCCTGACCGGCGGCATCGACCTGTCGGTGGGATCGATCCTGTCGGTGTCGGCGGTGGTGGCGATGCTGGTCTCGCTGATGCCGCAACTGGCGGCGCTGAGCGTGCCGGCAGCGCTGCTGTGCGGGCTGCTGTTCGGACTGGTCAATGGCGCGCTGATCGCCTTCATGAAGCTGCCGCCGTTCATCGTGACGCTGGGCAGCCTGACCGCGGTACGCGGGCTGGCGCGGCTGGTCGGCAACGACAGCACGGTCTACAACCCGGATATCTCGTTCGCCTTTATCGGCAACGGCGATCTGCTGGGTATCCCCTGGCTGGTGGTGATTGCCATTGCGGTGGTCGCGGTGTCGTGGCTGGTGCTGCGCCGCACGGTGCTGGGGCTGCAGATCTACGCGGTCGGCGGCAATGCCGAGGCGGCGCGCCTGTCGGGCATCAAGGTATGGGTGGTGCTGCTGTTCGTCTATGCGGTGTCGGGCCTGCTGTCGGGGCTGGGCGGCGTGATGTCGGCGTCGCGGCTTTATGCGGCCAACGGGCTGCAGCTGGGGCAGTCCTATGAGCTGGATGCGATCGCCGCGGTGATCCTGGGCGGCACCAGCTTTGTCGGCGGGGTCGGATCGATTGCCGGCACGCTGGTGGGCGCGCTGATCATTGCGGTGCTGTCCAACGGGCTGATCCTGCTGGGCGTGTCGGATATCTGGCAATACATCATCAAGGGCCTGGTGATCATCGGCGCGGTCGCGCTCGACCGCTATCGCCAGAAGGGCTCCGCCCGTACCTGA
- a CDS encoding ABC transporter substrate-binding protein, which yields MAQAPAQDAHASDAQAPQRPLRKVGVTLGSLGNPYFVALGRGAEAAARQVNPKVKVTVLSADYDLNKQFMHIDSFIVAGVDLILINAADARAIEPAVRKARKAGIVVVAVDVAAAGADATVQTDNTQAGELACGFIADRLKGRGNVIIQNGPPVSAVLDRVKGCKTVLARHPDIRILSDDQDAKGSREGGLNVMQLYLTRFPKVDAVFTINDPQAVGADLAARQLNRRGIVIASVDGAPDIEAALKADTLVQASASQDPWAIARTAVLLGVGMMNGQRPPNPTVLLPSTLVTRANVGQYKGWAAPR from the coding sequence ATGGCTCAGGCGCCCGCGCAAGACGCGCACGCTTCGGATGCCCAGGCCCCGCAACGTCCGCTCAGGAAGGTAGGCGTGACGCTGGGCTCGCTGGGCAATCCATATTTCGTCGCACTGGGCCGCGGTGCCGAGGCCGCGGCCCGGCAGGTCAACCCGAAGGTAAAGGTCACCGTGCTGTCGGCGGACTACGACCTGAACAAGCAGTTCATGCACATCGACAGCTTTATCGTCGCCGGCGTCGACCTGATCCTGATCAACGCCGCCGACGCCCGCGCCATCGAGCCGGCGGTACGCAAGGCGCGCAAGGCCGGGATCGTGGTGGTGGCGGTCGATGTGGCCGCCGCCGGCGCCGATGCCACCGTGCAGACCGACAACACCCAGGCCGGCGAACTCGCCTGCGGCTTTATCGCCGACCGGCTCAAGGGCCGCGGCAACGTCATCATCCAGAACGGCCCGCCGGTATCGGCAGTGTTGGATCGGGTCAAGGGCTGCAAGACTGTGCTGGCGCGCCATCCCGATATCCGCATCCTGTCCGACGACCAGGATGCCAAGGGCTCCCGCGAAGGCGGGCTGAACGTGATGCAGCTGTACCTGACGCGCTTTCCCAAGGTGGACGCGGTCTTCACCATCAACGACCCGCAGGCCGTGGGCGCGGACCTGGCCGCGCGCCAGCTTAACCGCCGCGGCATCGTGATTGCCTCGGTCGACGGCGCGCCTGACATCGAAGCGGCGCTCAAGGCCGACACCCTGGTGCAGGCCTCGGCCAGCCAGGACCCGTGGGCCATTGCCCGCACGGCGGTGCTGCTGGGCGTGGGCATGATGAATGGCCAGCGCCCGCCCAACCCGACCGTGCTGCTGCCGTCCACGCTGGTGACGCGCGCCAATGTCGGCCAGTACAAGGGCTGGGCCGCGCCGCGGTAA
- the zwf gene encoding glucose-6-phosphate dehydrogenase, producing the protein MMASHPAGAPAPEPAPEFDFVLFGATGDLARRKLLPALFDAHAAGSLHPRGRILALGSQPLSHDAYLAMLDDEVLPALAGNAAAAAWQSFLDRILYLQVDANANAGFDALAELVNARAAPVVVFYLATAPHLFVTICEQLARVGLTGQRSRIVLEKPLGHDLASSEAINAEVARHFAEDQIYRIDHYLGKESVQNLMAVRFGNVLFEPLWRREWVRQVQITIAEELGVERRGNFYDGIGALRDMVQNHLLQLLCMVAMEPPTSLSEDAIRDEKLKILKALRPIRPEDVAEKVVRGQYARGAAGGDPVPGYASEPGIAPDSRTETFVAIRAEIANWRWAGVPFYLRTGKRMQSRVAEIVIHFHDVPYPLFPHPLGVMSGNRLVITLQPEESIRLYFLTKQPGDTQALIPASLDLQLNTAAPRVRRVGAYERLLLDVIRGRLGLFVRRDEQVQAWRWVAPILKTWENSPTPPKPYTAGTWGPAASSALLSRDSMAWHEEM; encoded by the coding sequence ATGATGGCTAGCCACCCTGCCGGCGCTCCGGCACCTGAACCTGCCCCGGAGTTCGATTTCGTATTGTTCGGCGCCACCGGCGACCTGGCGCGGCGCAAGCTGCTGCCGGCGCTGTTCGATGCCCACGCCGCCGGTTCGCTGCATCCGCGCGGACGCATCCTGGCCCTGGGCAGCCAGCCGCTGTCGCATGATGCCTACCTGGCGATGCTCGACGACGAAGTACTGCCCGCGCTGGCGGGCAACGCCGCGGCCGCAGCCTGGCAGAGTTTTCTCGACCGCATCCTGTACCTGCAGGTGGATGCCAACGCCAATGCCGGCTTCGATGCGCTGGCCGAGCTGGTCAATGCGCGCGCGGCGCCGGTGGTGGTGTTCTACCTGGCCACGGCCCCGCACCTGTTCGTCACCATCTGCGAGCAACTGGCGCGCGTGGGCCTGACCGGCCAGCGCAGCCGCATCGTGCTGGAAAAGCCGCTCGGGCACGACCTGGCCTCGTCCGAGGCCATCAATGCCGAAGTGGCGCGGCACTTTGCCGAGGACCAGATCTACCGGATCGACCACTACCTGGGCAAGGAGTCGGTGCAGAACCTGATGGCGGTGCGCTTTGGCAACGTACTGTTCGAGCCGCTGTGGCGGCGCGAATGGGTGCGGCAGGTGCAGATCACCATCGCCGAAGAACTGGGCGTGGAGCGCCGCGGCAACTTCTACGACGGCATCGGCGCGCTGCGCGACATGGTGCAGAACCACCTGCTGCAGCTGCTGTGCATGGTCGCGATGGAGCCGCCCACGAGCCTGTCGGAAGACGCCATCCGCGACGAGAAGCTCAAGATCCTGAAGGCGCTGCGGCCGATCCGGCCGGAAGACGTCGCCGAGAAGGTGGTGCGCGGGCAATACGCCCGTGGCGCCGCCGGCGGCGACCCCGTGCCCGGCTATGCCAGTGAGCCCGGGATCGCGCCCGACAGCCGCACCGAGACCTTCGTCGCCATCCGCGCCGAGATCGCCAACTGGCGCTGGGCCGGGGTGCCGTTCTACCTGCGCACCGGCAAGCGCATGCAGTCGCGCGTGGCGGAGATCGTGATCCATTTCCACGACGTGCCCTACCCGCTGTTCCCGCATCCGCTGGGGGTCATGTCCGGCAACCGGCTGGTGATCACGCTGCAGCCCGAGGAAAGCATCCGGCTGTATTTCCTGACCAAGCAGCCGGGCGACACGCAGGCACTGATTCCCGCGTCCCTCGACCTGCAACTGAACACTGCCGCCCCACGTGTGCGGCGCGTGGGCGCGTACGAGCGCCTGCTGCTCGACGTGATCCGCGGCCGGCTGGGCCTGTTCGTGCGGCGCGATGAGCAGGTGCAGGCATGGCGCTGGGTCGCGCCCATCCTGAAGACGTGGGAGAACTCGCCCACGCCACCCAAGCCTTACACCGCCGGCACCTGGGGCCCGGCGGCCTCCAGTGCCCTGCTGTCGCGAGACAGCATGGCCTGGCATGAAGAGATGTAG